A genomic window from Cytobacillus suaedae includes:
- the kapD gene encoding 3'-5' exonuclease KapD, with translation MDDKHQYLFIDFEFTMPENRSNPYGFYPEIIEVGLVAVVGQKIRGTFSSYVKPSKFPILTERCRTFLSITQEQVNNGITFEELVKKITEFDSGQESTIITWGNMDMKVLRQNCTKGNLAFPFKGKQRDLSMEYKRFFGDQNQTGLWKAVQEYGKEGTGKHHCALDDATTTFNIFKLVENDKRYLEKPEPTTIGDRVDFSKLLNKFA, from the coding sequence ATGGATGATAAGCACCAATATCTATTCATTGATTTTGAATTTACAATGCCAGAAAATAGATCTAACCCTTATGGTTTTTATCCTGAAATAATTGAAGTAGGTTTAGTTGCCGTCGTAGGGCAAAAAATTCGTGGCACATTTTCTTCATATGTTAAACCATCAAAGTTTCCTATCCTGACAGAGAGATGCCGAACGTTTCTATCCATTACTCAAGAGCAGGTGAATAACGGTATAACATTTGAGGAATTAGTTAAGAAAATAACTGAATTTGATTCCGGCCAAGAAAGTACAATTATTACATGGGGTAATATGGATATGAAGGTATTACGCCAAAATTGTACAAAGGGAAATCTTGCCTTTCCTTTTAAAGGGAAACAACGGGACTTGTCAATGGAATATAAACGATTTTTTGGTGACCAAAATCAAACAGGTCTTTGGAAAGCTGTACAGGAGTATGGGAAAGAAGGAACAGGTAAGCATCACTGTGCATTAGATGATGCAACAACAACCTTTAATATTTTTAAATTGGTTGAAAATGATAAACGATATCTAGAAAAACCTGAACCTACCACGATTGGTGACAGGGTTGATTTTTCAAAGCTATTAAATAAGTTTGCATGA